The Sander vitreus isolate 19-12246 chromosome 5, sanVit1, whole genome shotgun sequence genome includes a region encoding these proteins:
- the sncaip gene encoding synphilin-1 isoform X2 — protein MEAPEYLDLDEIDFSDDSAYSVTSLKSIPELSRRSDGPAEERPAPAINWSRSVSSHTGGGIKPTGLAEVHSKFRPVKRVSPLKHQPETTDSDSEGKVQGLGLGETGEASKDDPSSDKPTPASTSSDGPGGKAKGLGGSVGVVGGINPQALFGELEHYDLDMDEILDVPYIKSSQQMSTLPRVPHDKRSVTGSNLGGGTLERTRGGGLKSSSLAHNEPLSLGSSSSQTQWSDLRKSKSMDPDLHHLHRSPAGGGYQSELLSSGLLSCSSSVSSFSDADKLLSARVYPDSQSQRPGVEPPGGGPGMMFPLPGCSVGRQDVSKPRAPGPGGGGGGGGGSSGPRGFGGGGGAGAEVDEETKKNQNIINIVREGQMSLLPHLAADNLELIRDEDGNNLLHISACQGHADCLQHLTSLMGEDSLNERNNQQLTPAGLGVKNGHLECVRWMVSETEAIAELSCTREHPSLIHYAARYGQEKVLLWLLQFMQEQAISLDEIDQNGNTAVHVAAQYGHLTCIQTLVEYGSNVTVQNQQGERPSQSAERQGHTTCARYLVVVETCMSLASQVVKLTKQLNEQAAERITLQKQLQRLMDPTEGTPSRSPSSHQPSVEAWPEMMLTAEGTPGDGWLVRQGGVGPDPVLRQLLGKDISDTLCPRERLPPAGGPGAPGARRTGLVERRELKLARLKQIMQRSLSESDSDGYPPEEGKSQGASASNTLRPDRPSHLPIAEEEPASNHLNLVMRKHLPSSSSSSCIAERKLAFSLSGSKSADSVGINPSPTSSDPEAADGKTPDASGDLQDAANGQKVATSPKSALKSPSSRRKTSQNLKLRVTFDEQVHKSSNQEAEQTKGHHGKERTPTGSSESKRPFGAFRSIMETLSGNTNHNNNSGGQSGSTCQNSPGRKSESKSSSGGGGGAKGKSKTSNV, from the exons ATGGAGGCTCCTGAATACCTGGACCTGGATGAGATCGACTTCTCTGATGATTCAGCG TATTCTGTGACGTCTCTGAAGAGCATCCCAGAGTTGTCCAGGAGGAGTGATGGCCCGGCCGAGGAGAGACCAG CTCCAGCCATCAACTGGAGTCGCAGCGTTTCCTCCCACACCGGCGGGGGAATCAAACCCACAGGGCTCGCTGAGGTCCACAGTAAGTTCCGGCCCGTGAAGAGGGTCTCCCCTCTCAAACACCAACCAGAGACCACCGACTCTGACTCAGAGGGTAAAGTCCAGGGCCTGGGCCTGGGGGAGACGGGGGAGGCCAGTAAGGATGACCCCAGCTCTGACAAACCGACTCCTGCCTCCACCTCCTCTGACGGGCCGGGAGGGAAGGCGAAGGGCCTGGGCGGCAGCGTTGGTGTCGTTGGAGGGATCAACCCCCAGGCTCTGTTCGGGGAGCTGGAGCACTATGATCTGGACATGGACGAGATCCTGGACGTGCCTTATATCAAGTCCAGTCAGCAGATGTCCACGCTGCCTCGGGTCCCCCACGACAAGCGCTCGGTGACGGGGAGCAACCTGGGCGGAGGGACCCTGGAGAGGACCCGGGGAGGGGGGCTGAAGAGCTCCTCTTTAGCCCACAACGAGCCTCTGAGCCTGGGCAGCAGCAGCTCACAGACTCAG TGGTCAGACCTGAGGAAGTCCAAGTCGATGGATCCAGacctccaccacctccaccgCTCCCCGGCTGGAGGAGGCTACCAGTCAGAGCTGCTCTCCTCCGGACTCCTCAGCTGCTCCTCCTCCGTCTCTTCGTTCTCTGATGCAG ACAAGTTGCTGTCTGCGCGGGTCTACCCAGACTCTCAGAGCCAGAGGCCGGGCGTGGAGCCACCAGGGGGGGGCCCGGGGATGATGTTCCCCCTTCCCGGGTGCAGCGTGGGCAGGCAGGACGTCTCCAAGCCCAGGGCTCCTGgtccaggaggaggaggaggagggggtggaggcAGCAGTGGGCCGAGGGGGTtcggaggaggtggaggagcagGAGCGGAGGTGGACGAGGAGACCAAGAAGAACCAGAACATCATCAACATCGTCAGAGAGGGACAGATGTCTTTGCTG CCTCACCTGGCAGCAGACAACCTGGAGCTGATCAGAGACGAGGACGGGAACAACCTGCTGCACATCTCGGCCTGTCAGGGCCACGCTGACTGTCTGCAGCATCTCACCTCTCTGATGGGGGAGGACAGCCTCAACGAACGCAACAACCAGCAGCTCACTCCCGCTGGTCTGGGAGTTAAG aacGGTCATCTAGAGTGCGTGAGGTGGATGGTGAGTGAGACAGAGGCCATCGCAGAGCTGAGCTGCACCAGAGAACATCCCAGTCTGATCCACTACGCTGCCCGCTATGGACAG GAGAAGGTCTTGTTGTGGTTGCTTCAGTTCATGCAGGAACAGGCGATCTCTCTGGACGAAATCGACCAGAACGGAAACACTGCCGTCCACGTTGCAGCTCAGTACGGACACCTCACCTGTATACAG aCTCTGGTGGAGTACGGCTCCAACGTGACGGTCCAGAACCAGCAGGGGGAGCGGCCTTCCCAGAGTGCCGAGCGGCAGGGACACACCACCTGCGCTCGGTACCTGGTCGTCGTGGAAACCTGCATGTCGTTGGCCTCCCAGGTTGTGAAACTCACCAAACAGCTCAATGA ACAGGCAGCAGAGAGGATTACTCTACAGAAACAACTGCAGAGACTGATGGACCCCACAGAGGGGACACCTTCCAGATCacccag CTCCCATCAGCCCTCAGTGGAGGCGTGGCCGGAGATGATGTTGACAGCGGAGGGGACTCCAGGTGACGGTTGGTTGGTTCGTCAGGGAGGGGTGGGTCCAGACCCGGTGCTGCGGCAGCTGCTGGGGAAGGACATTTCGGACACGCTGTGTCCCAGGGAGAGGCTGCCCCCGGCGGGCGGCCCCGGGGCCCCTGGGGCCCGCAGGACCGGGCTGGTGGAGAGGAGAGAGCTCAAACTAGCGAGACTCAAACAGATCATGCAGCGCTCTCTGAGTGAATCCGATTCGGACGGTTATCCGCCAGAGGAGGGTAAAAGTCAAGGAGCCTCTGCCTCAAACACACTGCGACCTGATAGGCCGTCCCATTTGCCAATCGCAGAGGAGGAGCCAGCGTCAAACCACCTTAACCTGGTGATGAGGAAGcacctcccttcctcctcttcctcctcatgcATAGCTGAGCGAAAGCTGGCGTTTTCTCTCAGCGGGTCAAAGTCGGCGGACAGCGTCGGTATTAACCCCTCCCCCACCTCCAGCGACCCTGAGGCGGCAGACGGTAAAACACCAGACGCTTCCGGCGACCTCCAAGACGCCGCCAACGGCCAGAAAGTGGCCACCAGCCCCAAGAGCGCCCTGAAGTCGCCCTCGTCTCGCAGGAAGACATCCCAAAATCTCAAACTGAGGGTCACCTTCGACGAGCAGGTCCACAAGAGCTCCAATCAGGAGGCGGAGCAGACCAAAGGGCATCATGGGAAGGAGAGGACTCCAACGGGAAGCTCTGAAAGCAAGCGGCCGTTCGGGGCGTTCCGCTCCATCATGGAAACGCTGAGCGGCAACacaaaccacaacaacaacagtggTGGTCAGTCAGGCTCCACCTGTCAGAACTCACCTGGCAGGAAGTCTGAGAGTAAAAGCagctcaggaggaggaggaggggctaAGGGCAAGAGCAAAACCAGTAACGTTTAA
- the sncaip gene encoding synphilin-1 isoform X1 gives MEAPEYLDLDEIDFSDDSAYSVTSLKSIPELSRRSDGPAEERPAPAINWSRSVSSHTGGGIKPTGLAEVHSKFRPVKRVSPLKHQPETTDSDSEGKVQGLGLGETGEASKDDPSSDKPTPASTSSDGPGGKAKGLGGSVGVVGGINPQALFGELEHYDLDMDEILDVPYIKSSQQMSTLPRVPHDKRSVTGSNLGGGTLERTRGGGLKSSSLAHNEPLSLGSSSSQTQYCVLSPLKWSDLRKSKSMDPDLHHLHRSPAGGGYQSELLSSGLLSCSSSVSSFSDADKLLSARVYPDSQSQRPGVEPPGGGPGMMFPLPGCSVGRQDVSKPRAPGPGGGGGGGGGSSGPRGFGGGGGAGAEVDEETKKNQNIINIVREGQMSLLPHLAADNLELIRDEDGNNLLHISACQGHADCLQHLTSLMGEDSLNERNNQQLTPAGLGVKNGHLECVRWMVSETEAIAELSCTREHPSLIHYAARYGQEKVLLWLLQFMQEQAISLDEIDQNGNTAVHVAAQYGHLTCIQTLVEYGSNVTVQNQQGERPSQSAERQGHTTCARYLVVVETCMSLASQVVKLTKQLNEQAAERITLQKQLQRLMDPTEGTPSRSPSSHQPSVEAWPEMMLTAEGTPGDGWLVRQGGVGPDPVLRQLLGKDISDTLCPRERLPPAGGPGAPGARRTGLVERRELKLARLKQIMQRSLSESDSDGYPPEEGKSQGASASNTLRPDRPSHLPIAEEEPASNHLNLVMRKHLPSSSSSSCIAERKLAFSLSGSKSADSVGINPSPTSSDPEAADGKTPDASGDLQDAANGQKVATSPKSALKSPSSRRKTSQNLKLRVTFDEQVHKSSNQEAEQTKGHHGKERTPTGSSESKRPFGAFRSIMETLSGNTNHNNNSGGQSGSTCQNSPGRKSESKSSSGGGGGAKGKSKTSNV, from the exons ATGGAGGCTCCTGAATACCTGGACCTGGATGAGATCGACTTCTCTGATGATTCAGCG TATTCTGTGACGTCTCTGAAGAGCATCCCAGAGTTGTCCAGGAGGAGTGATGGCCCGGCCGAGGAGAGACCAG CTCCAGCCATCAACTGGAGTCGCAGCGTTTCCTCCCACACCGGCGGGGGAATCAAACCCACAGGGCTCGCTGAGGTCCACAGTAAGTTCCGGCCCGTGAAGAGGGTCTCCCCTCTCAAACACCAACCAGAGACCACCGACTCTGACTCAGAGGGTAAAGTCCAGGGCCTGGGCCTGGGGGAGACGGGGGAGGCCAGTAAGGATGACCCCAGCTCTGACAAACCGACTCCTGCCTCCACCTCCTCTGACGGGCCGGGAGGGAAGGCGAAGGGCCTGGGCGGCAGCGTTGGTGTCGTTGGAGGGATCAACCCCCAGGCTCTGTTCGGGGAGCTGGAGCACTATGATCTGGACATGGACGAGATCCTGGACGTGCCTTATATCAAGTCCAGTCAGCAGATGTCCACGCTGCCTCGGGTCCCCCACGACAAGCGCTCGGTGACGGGGAGCAACCTGGGCGGAGGGACCCTGGAGAGGACCCGGGGAGGGGGGCTGAAGAGCTCCTCTTTAGCCCACAACGAGCCTCTGAGCCTGGGCAGCAGCAGCTCACAGACTCAG TATTGTGTTCTGTCTCCGCTGAAGTGGTCAGACCTGAGGAAGTCCAAGTCGATGGATCCAGacctccaccacctccaccgCTCCCCGGCTGGAGGAGGCTACCAGTCAGAGCTGCTCTCCTCCGGACTCCTCAGCTGCTCCTCCTCCGTCTCTTCGTTCTCTGATGCAG ACAAGTTGCTGTCTGCGCGGGTCTACCCAGACTCTCAGAGCCAGAGGCCGGGCGTGGAGCCACCAGGGGGGGGCCCGGGGATGATGTTCCCCCTTCCCGGGTGCAGCGTGGGCAGGCAGGACGTCTCCAAGCCCAGGGCTCCTGgtccaggaggaggaggaggagggggtggaggcAGCAGTGGGCCGAGGGGGTtcggaggaggtggaggagcagGAGCGGAGGTGGACGAGGAGACCAAGAAGAACCAGAACATCATCAACATCGTCAGAGAGGGACAGATGTCTTTGCTG CCTCACCTGGCAGCAGACAACCTGGAGCTGATCAGAGACGAGGACGGGAACAACCTGCTGCACATCTCGGCCTGTCAGGGCCACGCTGACTGTCTGCAGCATCTCACCTCTCTGATGGGGGAGGACAGCCTCAACGAACGCAACAACCAGCAGCTCACTCCCGCTGGTCTGGGAGTTAAG aacGGTCATCTAGAGTGCGTGAGGTGGATGGTGAGTGAGACAGAGGCCATCGCAGAGCTGAGCTGCACCAGAGAACATCCCAGTCTGATCCACTACGCTGCCCGCTATGGACAG GAGAAGGTCTTGTTGTGGTTGCTTCAGTTCATGCAGGAACAGGCGATCTCTCTGGACGAAATCGACCAGAACGGAAACACTGCCGTCCACGTTGCAGCTCAGTACGGACACCTCACCTGTATACAG aCTCTGGTGGAGTACGGCTCCAACGTGACGGTCCAGAACCAGCAGGGGGAGCGGCCTTCCCAGAGTGCCGAGCGGCAGGGACACACCACCTGCGCTCGGTACCTGGTCGTCGTGGAAACCTGCATGTCGTTGGCCTCCCAGGTTGTGAAACTCACCAAACAGCTCAATGA ACAGGCAGCAGAGAGGATTACTCTACAGAAACAACTGCAGAGACTGATGGACCCCACAGAGGGGACACCTTCCAGATCacccag CTCCCATCAGCCCTCAGTGGAGGCGTGGCCGGAGATGATGTTGACAGCGGAGGGGACTCCAGGTGACGGTTGGTTGGTTCGTCAGGGAGGGGTGGGTCCAGACCCGGTGCTGCGGCAGCTGCTGGGGAAGGACATTTCGGACACGCTGTGTCCCAGGGAGAGGCTGCCCCCGGCGGGCGGCCCCGGGGCCCCTGGGGCCCGCAGGACCGGGCTGGTGGAGAGGAGAGAGCTCAAACTAGCGAGACTCAAACAGATCATGCAGCGCTCTCTGAGTGAATCCGATTCGGACGGTTATCCGCCAGAGGAGGGTAAAAGTCAAGGAGCCTCTGCCTCAAACACACTGCGACCTGATAGGCCGTCCCATTTGCCAATCGCAGAGGAGGAGCCAGCGTCAAACCACCTTAACCTGGTGATGAGGAAGcacctcccttcctcctcttcctcctcatgcATAGCTGAGCGAAAGCTGGCGTTTTCTCTCAGCGGGTCAAAGTCGGCGGACAGCGTCGGTATTAACCCCTCCCCCACCTCCAGCGACCCTGAGGCGGCAGACGGTAAAACACCAGACGCTTCCGGCGACCTCCAAGACGCCGCCAACGGCCAGAAAGTGGCCACCAGCCCCAAGAGCGCCCTGAAGTCGCCCTCGTCTCGCAGGAAGACATCCCAAAATCTCAAACTGAGGGTCACCTTCGACGAGCAGGTCCACAAGAGCTCCAATCAGGAGGCGGAGCAGACCAAAGGGCATCATGGGAAGGAGAGGACTCCAACGGGAAGCTCTGAAAGCAAGCGGCCGTTCGGGGCGTTCCGCTCCATCATGGAAACGCTGAGCGGCAACacaaaccacaacaacaacagtggTGGTCAGTCAGGCTCCACCTGTCAGAACTCACCTGGCAGGAAGTCTGAGAGTAAAAGCagctcaggaggaggaggaggggctaAGGGCAAGAGCAAAACCAGTAACGTTTAA